A window from Phalacrocorax aristotelis chromosome 5, bGulAri2.1, whole genome shotgun sequence encodes these proteins:
- the RAB17 gene encoding ras-related protein Rab-17 isoform X2 produces MTSRSRCQPWDVSSFFTQTLNLEVATVKLEIWDTAGQEKYHSVCHLYYRGAHAALLVYDITNKETLNRAKLWLRDLEKEFLPDEIVIALVGNKMDLAAEREVNTEEGEEFARTKDLLFMETSAKSNHQVNDIFMATAQKLLQWEQEKASTPSQHGKSTVSLGESGVRTACCRL; encoded by the exons ATGACTTCAAGGAGTCGCTGCCAACCGTGGGATGTGA GCTCCTTCTTCACACAGACACTCAACCTGGAGGTAGCCACTGTCAAGCTTGAGATTTGGGACACAGCAGGCCAGGAGAAGTACCACAGTGTCTGCCACCTCTACTATCGGGGTGCCCACGCTGCCCTCCTCGTTTACGACATCACTAACAAG GAAACACTCAACAGAGCAAAGTTGTGGCTGAGGGACCTGGAGAAGGAATTTCTTCCCGATGAAATCGTCATTGCTTTGGTGGGCAACAAGATGGACCTTGCCGCTGAGCGAGAAGTCAACACCGAG GAGGGGGAAGAGTTTGCAAGGACCAAAGACCTCCTGTTCATGGAGACATCTGCAAAATCCAACCACCAAGTAAATGATATCTTTATGGCCACAG CCCAAAAGCTCCTGCAGTGGGAACAAGAGAAGGCATCCACCCCATCCCAGCATGGGAAGTCAACAGTCAGCCTGGGGGAGAGTGGGGTGAGGACGGCGTGCTGCCGGCTCTGA
- the PRLH gene encoding prolactin-releasing peptide, translating into MKLGAACLLCLLLASLSLPVAHGRIRERSMEIRNPDIDPSWYTGRGIRPVGRFGRRQALGEGTHPGGGSQQQACAPPRPHPQPPQEKRSP; encoded by the exons ATGAAGCTGGGGGCCGCCTGcctcctgtgcctgctgcttgcCTCTCTGTCCCTGCCCGTTGCCCACGGCCGCATCCGCGAGCGCTCCATGGAAATCAGGA ACCCGGACATCGACCCTTCCTGGTACACAGGCCGCGGGATCAGGCCCGTGGGGCGGTTCGGGCGCCGGCAAGCCCTGGGTGAGGGTACCCATCCCGGGGggggcagccagcagcaagcctgtgcccccccccgcccacacccccagccaccccaggaGAAGCGGAGCCCCTGA
- the RAB17 gene encoding ras-related protein Rab-17 isoform X1, with protein sequence MPGTSLEEIRPTYIYKVVLLGSTSVGKSSLAYRYVKNDFKESLPTVGCSFFTQTLNLEVATVKLEIWDTAGQEKYHSVCHLYYRGAHAALLVYDITNKETLNRAKLWLRDLEKEFLPDEIVIALVGNKMDLAAEREVNTEEGEEFARTKDLLFMETSAKSNHQVNDIFMATAQKLLQWEQEKASTPSQHGKSTVSLGESGVRTACCRL encoded by the exons ATGCCGGGTACCTCCCTCGAGGAGATTCGTCCCACCTATATCTACAAGGTGGTTCTGCTGGGAAGCACATCAGTGGGAAAGTCAAGCCTGGCCTACCGATATGTGAAAAATGACTTCAAGGAGTCGCTGCCAACCGTGGGAT GCTCCTTCTTCACACAGACACTCAACCTGGAGGTAGCCACTGTCAAGCTTGAGATTTGGGACACAGCAGGCCAGGAGAAGTACCACAGTGTCTGCCACCTCTACTATCGGGGTGCCCACGCTGCCCTCCTCGTTTACGACATCACTAACAAG GAAACACTCAACAGAGCAAAGTTGTGGCTGAGGGACCTGGAGAAGGAATTTCTTCCCGATGAAATCGTCATTGCTTTGGTGGGCAACAAGATGGACCTTGCCGCTGAGCGAGAAGTCAACACCGAG GAGGGGGAAGAGTTTGCAAGGACCAAAGACCTCCTGTTCATGGAGACATCTGCAAAATCCAACCACCAAGTAAATGATATCTTTATGGCCACAG CCCAAAAGCTCCTGCAGTGGGAACAAGAGAAGGCATCCACCCCATCCCAGCATGGGAAGTCAACAGTCAGCCTGGGGGAGAGTGGGGTGAGGACGGCGTGCTGCCGGCTCTGA